The Triticum aestivum cultivar Chinese Spring chromosome 7B, IWGSC CS RefSeq v2.1, whole genome shotgun sequence genome window below encodes:
- the LOC123159010 gene encoding abscisic acid receptor PYL9-like has product MMEAHMERALQEGVTEAERAALEGTVRAHHTFPGRVPGATCTSLVAQRVAAPVRAVWPIVRSFGNPQRYKHFVRTCALAAGDGASVGSVREVTVVSGLPASTSTERLEILDDDRHILSFSVVGGEHRLRNYRSVTSVTEFQPGPYCVVVESYVVDVPDGNTEEDTRMFTDTVVKLNLQKLASVAEETAAAPGSRRRD; this is encoded by the coding sequence ATGATGGAGGCGCACATGGAGCGGGCGCTGCAGGAGGGGGTGACGGAGGCGGAGCGGGCGGCGCTGGAGGGGACGGTGCGGGCGCACCACACCTTCCCGGGGCGGGTGCCGGGGGCCACCTGCACGTCGCTGGTGGCGCAGCGCGTGGCGGCGCCGGTGCGCGCGGTGTGGCCCATCGTGCGCAGCTTCGGCAACCCGCAGCGGTACAAGCACTTCGTGCGCACCTGCGCGCTCGCGGCCGGCGACGGGGCCAGCGTCGGCAGCGTCCGCGAGGTCACCGTCGTGTCCGGCCTCCCGGCGTCCACCAGCACCGAGCGCCTCGAGATCCTGGACGACGACCGCCACATCCTCAGCTTCAGCGTCGTCGGCGGGGAGCACCGCCTCCGCAACTACCGCTCCGTCACCTCCGTCACCGAGTTCCAGCCGGGCCCCTACTGCGTCGTCGTCGAGTCCTACGTCGTCGACGTGCCCGACGGCAACACCGAGGAGGACACCAGGATGTTCACCGACACCGTCGTCAAGCTCAACCTCCAGAAGCTCGCCTCCGTCGCCGAGGAGACCGCGGCGGCGCCTGGCTCGCGGCGGCGCGACTAG